GGGTAGATGTACGGCGCCGCCGCCATCGGGCCGCCGCCGCTCGGGCAGCCGGTGGTGGTCGCCGACACCGCGGCGGAACGGGCCGACTCGCCGGAGGAGTTGTACGCCGCGACCGTGTAGCTGTGCGACGTGCAGGCGCCGAGCCCGGAGATCGTGGTCGAGGTGCCGGTGACCGCGGCCCGCAGGGTGGAACCCTCGTACACGCGGTAGCCGCTGACCGTGCCGGACGAGGCGTTCCAGGCCAGCGAGATCGCGGACGCCGTCGTGCCGGTGACCCGGAAGTTGCCCGGTGTGCCGGGCGCGCCGGGGTTGGTCGGTCCGCCGCCGGAGCAGGACGTGCCGTTGACCGTGCAGTTGGTCGGGTCGCCGTTGCCGGTGACGATGAAGCCGAACGACGCGGTGCCGTTGGGTCCCAGCGTCCCGTTCCACGACCGGTTCGTGAAGGTGTGGTGCTGCCCGGACGAGGTGAGCAGGGCGTCCCAGTAGGTGCCCATCGTGCTGCCCGACGGCAGGTCGAACTGCACGTTCCAGCTGGTGATCGTCGACGAGGTGTTGTTGGTGACGGTGATCTTTGCTTCGTAGCCGGTACCCCAGCTCGACGTGCGCGCGAAGGTCGCGGTCGCGGCGGAGGCGGGAGAGGCGACCGCGACGGCGGCGGCACCGGCCACCACCGACATGGCGACGAGGGTCAGGAGTCTTCTCACTGTGTACCTCCGGATCACGGGAGGGTGTTGAGGTGGGGCTTGACCGTGCGGGCGAAGTTGTTGCCGTTGGAGACGTCCCAGTTGATCGACCACGTCATCGCGCCCCGGATGCCCGGGTACGTGCGCGGCGGCCGGAAGCTGCCGCAGCTGGTGGCGCGGGCAAGGCAGTCGAGCGCCTGGTTGACCACGCTCGGCGCGACGATGCCGCCGCCGGCGGCGCCTGGTCCGGCCGGCAGGCCGAGCGCGACCTGGTCGGGACGCAGGCCGTTCTCCAGCTGGATGCAGGCGAGGGCGGTGAGGAAGTTGACCGTGCCCTGCGAGTACGCGAAGGACTGGTCGCAGCCGAGCATCGAGCCGGAGTTGTAGAACTGCGTGTGTACGACCGTGAGGATGTCGCGGATGTCCAGCGCGAGCCGGAAGTACGAGGCGCCGGTCGACTGCATGTCGATCGTCTGTGGCGCCATCGTGATGATGAGGTTCGCGCCCGCGCGGGACCGGAGCGACCGCAGCGCCTGACCCATGTAGGTGGGGTTGAGCCCGTTCTCCAGGTCGATGTCGACGCCGTCGAAGCCGTACTCCTGCATGATCGCGAAGACCGAGTTGGCGAAGTTGGTGGCGGCGCCGGAGTCACCGACGGCCACCCTGCCGGCCTCGCCGCCGACAGAGATGATGACCTTCTTGCCGCGTGCCTTGAGCGCCTGCACGTCGGCCTTGAAGTCGGCGTTCGTGTAACCGCCCAGCGCGCTCGCCAGCCCCGGATCCACGCCGAAGGTGACCGTGCCGGGCGTGCTGGCCGCCTCGGCGAAGGCGACCGCGACCAGGTCGTACTCGTTGGGAACGTCGCGCAGTCGCAGCTCGACGGCCGGGTTGACGAAGTTGTGCCAGTAGCCGGTGAGGAAGTGCTTGGGCAGCGGACCGATGGGCGGCTGGCTGGTCGGCGGCGCCGTGGTCGGCGGCGCGGTCGTGGGCGGCGCGGTCGTCGGCGGGCGCGTGGTGGGTGGCGCGGTGGTCGGTGGGGTACCGCCGCCGCACGGCTGCCCGTTCAGCGTGCAGTTCAGCGGCGAGCCCGAACCGTTGCCCAGAAAGCCGAACGACGTCGACTGGCCCGGCGCCAGCGTGCCGTTCCACGAACGGTTGGTGAACGTGTAGCGCTGGCCCGACGACGTCATCAACGCGTCCCAATAGGTCCCCACCGTCGTGCCGGACGGCAGGTCGAAGACCACCGTCCACGAGGTGATCGTCGACGAACCAGCATTCGTGATCGTGTACTTCCCCTCCCAACCGGAACCCCAGTCGGAGGTCTTGGTGAACACCGCCGTGGGCGTCGCCGCGGACGCCGCCGGCGCCAGCCAGACCGCCGCGACGCCGGCGGTCAGGGCCATCGCGAGCGTGATGAGCAGGGCTTTGGAACGGGACAAGGCAACCTCCCATGGATGGTTGCCTAATTATTAGGACTGTTAACAGTAACTGTAAAGACCCTTGAGAGGTTGACAGCCTTCGGTTTCCTCGCACCAGGCGGTCTATGCGTGGCGAGCGCGCGGGGTACCGTGCCACAGATGAGTGCTGAGGCTTCGGATCGGGTGGGTGAGAGCGGCGACGAGCGTTCGCCCCACCCGGTCCGGCGCGCGCCCGAGACCGCGCGCCGGCCGACCATGGTCGATGTCGCGCGGCACGCGGGCGTGAGCATCAAGACGGTCTCCCGCGTCATCAACAACGAGCCCAACGTGCAGCAGCAGCTCATCGACCGGGTGCTGGCGAGCGTGGCGGAGCTGGGATTCCGGCGCAACCACCTGGCGCGCACGCTGCGGTCGGGGCAGTCGACGGCCACGATCGGGCTGATCATCGAGGATCTCGCCAACCCGTTCTACTCCACGATCGCGGCGATCACGGCCGAGGCGGCCGCGCAGCACGAGACGCTGTTGATCACGGCGAGCTCGGAGGAGGACCCGCAGCGCGAGCAGCAGTTGCTCCGCGACCTCTGCTCGCGCCGCGTCGACGGGCTGCTGATCGTGCCGGCCGGATACGACCACTCGTTCCTGCGCCCCGAGGTGGAGATGGGCACTCCCGTGGTCTTCCTCGACCGGCCGGCCGGGGGCCTGCTCGCCGACACCGTGCTGCTCGACAACCGCGGCGGCGCGCATGCCGGCGTGCGGCGCCTGCTGGAGCACGGCCACCGGCGGATCGGCATCCTGCTCGACTCCGTCGCGGTCTACACGATGCGCGAGCGGGTGGGCGGCGCCCAGGAGGCGCTGGCCGAGGCCGGTATCGCGTACGACGATCGGCTTGTCGCCGAGGGCGTGCACGACCCGGAGACGGCCGCCGCGGCGGTGGCCAGGATGCTCGACGGCGCGGAGCCGCCGACCGCGTTCTTCAGCCTCAACAACCGGATCACGGTCGGCGTGCTGGAGGAGCTGTGGCGGCGCAAGAGCCAGGTCGAGGTGGTCGGCTTCGACGACTTCGAGCTGTCCTTCCTCATGCCGCAGCGATTCACCGTGGTCGCCTACGACACGCGGCAGCTCGCGCGCACGGCGGTCGACCTGCTCTTCCAGCGGATCGCCGGCGAGCGCTCATGGCCGCGCACGGTCACCCTGCCGACGACGCTGGTGGAGCGGGGCCTCTCGTAGAAGGCCCCGCTCCATTGCCTCACCTGCGGAAGTGGAACCAGTTCACGTTGACGAAGTCGGCGGGCTGGCCGCTCGCAAACTTCAGGTAGACGGTCCGGGTGCCGGTCACGCCGCCGGCCGCGCCGGGTATGGTCTGCCAGCTCTGCCAGCCGCCGGTGTTCGCCAGGGCGAAGTTGCCCAGCAGCTGCCCGGTCGGGCTGTCCAGGCGCACCTCGACGAGGCCGCTCACGCCACCGCCCGCGCCCGAGGCCACGCGCGCCACGAAGTCGCGCGGTGCCGACGAGCCGAAGTTGACGTTGTCGTAGCGGGCCCAGTCACCGTTGGCGATGTGGCTGATGTTCAGGCCACCCTCGCTGCACGTCTCGGTCTGCAGGCCGCTCTGCGCGTTGAACGACTCGGCCTGGATCGGCGAGTACGCGTCCCGACCGCCGGTGGGCGGCGGCGTGGTGGGGTTGCCGGTCGTCGGCGGTGGCGTGGTGGGGTTGGTGCCGCCGCCCGTCTGGTAGACCGCGACGTAGTCCACCAGCATCGGGACGCCCGAGACGGTCGCCGCGGTCGGCGTCTGCCCACCGGGCACCGCGTTGGGGAAGGCGCCGCCCATCGCCACGTTCAGCAGGATGAAGTAGCCGGCGTGGCTGGTCATGTTCGTCCAGTGCGGCTCGCCGACCTGGGCCTGGCTGACGGTGTGGTAGAGCTGGCCGTCCACGTACCAGCGCAGCTGCTGCGGGTTGGTGTCCCACTCGAAGCGGTACGTGTGGAACGCCGACTGGCAGGAGCTGCCCGGGCACGCGCGGTTGGCGCCGATACCGGTCGTCTCGTTGCACGGGCCGCCCGGGTTGACTCCACAGTGGAGCACGCCCCACACCGAGTTGATCCCGTTGACGTTCTCCATGATGTCGAACTCACCGATGGCCGGCCAGTTCCAGTACTGGCCGCGGTACGGCGCGCCCAGCGCCCAGAACGCGGGCCAGTAGCCGGCCGCGCCCGCGCCGGTGATGTTCGGCATCTGGATGCGGCCCTCGATGCGCAGCTCGCCGCCGGACGGTGGCTTGAAGTTGGAGCGCTGCGTCTCGATCCGCGCCGAGGTCCACTGGCCGGAGCCGCTGCGGATCGGGGTGATCACCAGGTTGCCGTTGCCGTCCTGGCGGAGGTTCGAGGTGCTGTTCGTGTACGTCTGGATCTCGCCGGTGCCCCAGTTCGCGGGGCCGCCGGGGTACTGCGTGCCGGTGTCGATGATCCAGTTGGACGAGGAGGGGAGGGTGTTCGCCGCGCCGGTGAAGTCATCGGCCCAGACGAGGCTCCAGCCGGACGGGGTCGATGGCAGGGAAGCGTTGGCGTTCATGGTCACCGCGAGCATGCCCGCGACCACTGTGGAGACCGCCGCGGCGGCGATCAGCACGCGGCCGCGCCTGGGTCTGGAGGTGCCCGTGTCTCTCATCTCTGGCCTCTCTGTGGGGGTGGTGGGCCGTGAGAGCGCTCTCACAGAGTTTTACGTCCGGGACAACAAATTGTCAACACTCATCGATATCTCCGGAGTACGCCCTGCTCCAGCGCCGTCCACGCGGTCGTGGTGACGAGATACAGCCCGGCCGCGAGCGGCACGAAGGCGGCGACGGCCAGCGTGCCGTACGGCAGCAGCACCATCAGCCGGCGCATCTGCTCCTGCATCCGCTCCACCTCGGGGCTGGGCGCGGCCGCCACCGGCGCTTCCCGCATCCGCCGCGCGGACAGCCGGGCGAGCGCGGTCAGCAGCGCGAGGAGCACGGCGTAGACGAGGACGGCGCTCAGGCTCAGCCCGTCGGTGAGGTGGTGCCCGAGGGGCACGCCGGCGAGCGTGGCGTCGAGCAGGTCGCCGGGCTTGGTGAAGAGGCGGTACATGAGGAAGAAGAACGGCGCCTGTACCAGCGCGGGCAGGCACCCGGCCAGCGGCGAGACCCGGGCGCCCCGGATCTGCGCCCAGCTCAACGGCGAGATCAGCAGCCGGACGGCGACGGTGAAGAGCACGATCGCGGCGGCCGTCGCGGCCGGCCCGAAGGCGGGCTCGACCCCGGTGGCGATCGTGGACACGGCGGAATGGGCAAGGTTGACGACGGAATCGAGCACGGTGAGACCCCTCGGTGACGACCGCGTGGACAGGACGGCATGCCGCCACGCGCCCGACCGCCCTCCGGAGCTGTCCGGGGCGGATCGCGGCTACGCGGCGGAGGGGTGAGCCGAGGGTGCTCGGGGCGCGGACGCCCGGCGGCGTCCGGATCGAGGTAGCGCGGCACGGCGGCCCGCGCCCGCACCGGCGCGGCGGCCCATCCGACCGGCCGCGGGGCGGCGGCACGCAGTGCACCGGTGAGCTGGCCGGCGATGGCGACCGCGAGGAGGCCGACCGCGACGGCGAGCGCGACCTCGGCGGGCTGCCCGGCGAACGCGAGGGCGATCGCCCACGCGCCCAGCAACCCCATCAGCGCCCTCACGCCCGCCAGCGTAGAAAGCCCGCGCCAGTGAGCTGGGTACGCTTGGTCGCTGTGCCCGAAGGCCACACCATCCACCGGCTCGCCGCCCAGCACCGTTCCCTGCTCGCGGGGCGGCGGGTGACCGTGTCCAGCCCGCAGGGGCGCTTCGCGGCCGGCGCCGCATTGATCTCCGGCACGGTGCTACTGGACACGGAGGCCTACGGCAAGCACCTCCTGCACCACTACGAGCACGGCCGCACGCTCCACGTCCACCTGGGCCTCTACGGCGTCTTCAGCGACGGCGACGTGCCGACCCCGCCGCCGGTGGGCCAGGTGCGGATGCGGCTGGAGACCGAGCGGCACTGGATCGACCTGCGCGGCCCGGCCGCCTGCGAGCTGCTCGACGACCCCGACGCCCTCCGCGCCCGCCTGGGCGCCGACCCGCTGCGGGACGACGCCGACCCGGACGCGGCGTTCGCCCGCATCCGGCGCAGCACCACGCCGCTGGCCGCGCTGCTGCTGGACCAGTCCACTGTGGCCGGCCCCGGCCTCGTCTACGTCTCCGAGGTCCTCTTCCGCGCCGGCATCCCGCCGACCCGCGCCGGCCGCCTGCTCACCCCGGCCCAGTGGGGCGACCTCTGGATCGACCTGCGCGAGCTGATGAAGGAAGGCGTCACCCGAGGCCGCATCGACACGGTGCACAGCCACCACATGCCCGAGGCGATGGGCCGCGCGCCGCGGGTCGACCGCCACGGCGGCGAGGTGTACGTCTACCGCCGCGCCGGCCAGCCCTGCCTCATCTGCGGCACCGAGATCCAGCGCGCCGGCCTCGCCGGCCGCAACTCCTACTGGTGCCCCACCTGCCAACCCGATTGAAGGCAGATTTGCCCGCGTCCGCGCCAGCTGCGCACCGCACGCTCCCGCGGGCACCGCTCCGGCCGGCGGCTCGCCAGCGCTCGCCGAATGCCCCGGCCTGCGCTGCCGGCTCCGCGCGACAAGCCCCCGAACCTCGGCGCCCGGCCGGGCTTTGTGAGCGTGACCAGGCGCGGAGGGTGAGGCCGCGGGAGCAACGGTCCGGACCACCGCGGACATCGCGGTAGCTCAAAATCTCTAGACCGGGGTCGTCGGCAGGGTGAGGTAGTCGAGGACGGCGGCCATGTCGCCGGTGCGGGCGTAGACGGCGCGCTGCCGGGACGCGCCCGTGCCCCGGGACCGCAGCCGTCCCATCAGGAGAGTCGCCAGCTCCAGGTCGCCGCTGCGCTCCAGCTCGGGCCGCACGGTCTCGAACAGGCGCTGGAAGAGGTGCCACGCGGGCCGGCTGCGCTGGTCGGCGGGGTCGGCGAGGAGGCCGGCCAGGCCGTCGTGCGCGGCGCGCCAGTGCGCGGCGGCGAGCAGGGGTTGGTCGACCTGCGGTGCCGGGCGGCCGGCCTCGATGTCCTTCAGCACCGTGCCGACAAGGCCGCGGGCCAGCGCGGCCACCAGGATCGTGTCGTCGACGCTCGGGCAGACGTCGCCAAGGCGGAGCTCGACCGTGGGGTAGCGGGCCGACAGCCTCGAGTACCAGTAGAGCATCGCCTCGTCGAGCATCGCGCCGGACGAGATGAGCCTCGACACCAGGTCCTCGTAGTGGTCGTGCGACTCAAGGAACGGCGTGGGTCCGACCGACGGCCAACGCTCCCACATCACCGACCGCCAGCTCGCGTAGCCGCTGTCGCGCCCCTCCGCGAAGGGCGAGTTTGTCGTGGCCGCGTGCAGCAGGGGGAGCCACGGGCGCAGGTGGTTGAGCACCTGGACGCCGGTGTGCGGGTCGGGGATTCCGATGTGGACGTGGAGTCCGTTGAGGCCGGGGCCGGGCGAGAGCGCGCCGAAGCGTTCGACCATGCGGTGGAAGCGCGGCTCGTCGACGACCGGTGGCTCCGGTCCGGTGACCGGGCAGCAGCCGATGGCGGCCACGCGCGCTCCGGCCCGTTCGGCGGCGGAGGCGATGCCCGCGCGCAGGAGGCCCAGCGAATGTCGCATGGCCCGCAGGTCGAGCCCTGGCGGACTGTTGATCTCGATCTGGCTGGTCAGGTACTCCCGCGCGATCTGCCCCCGCAGGTCGTCGGTCACCTCGGCCAGCACCGCGTCGACGGCCGGTGCCGCCTGGCTCTTCTCGGCGTCCAGTAGGAGGAACTCCTCCTCCACGCCCACCGTCAACTGCACCGCTGCCATGTACCCAGATCCCCCGCCGCCGGAAACACCGCCGTTTTCCGAAAAATACTCCCATAATGGGCACATCCGCCACCCTTCCGGTAGGAGGCTCTGTGACCGCGACCCTGGGCCAGCCGTTGACCCATGCCGAGACGCCCCTCGAGACCGAGCCCGCCGCACCACGACCGCGGGCGCCGCGCCTGCCCAGGATCTTCGCGTCGGTCCTGTGGGCGGTCGCGCTGGTCGCCGCGGTCGCGGCCGTCGTCGGTGTCTTCACCGACGTGGTACGCGACGACCTCGGCGCGCCACTCGTCCCGATTCCACCCAACCTCGGCTACGCCACCTTCGTCGCCGTCCTCGCCATCGCGACCGCCCACCGCAAGCGCCTCGCGTACGCGATCCTCCTCGCGTACTTCACCGTGGCCGCCACCGTCGGCGCGGTGCTGCTCGCCATGCCGACCGGCCGCCTCGACAACGCCGGCATCGGCCCGGGCGACCGCGTCGTCGCCGCTGTCAACGGCGGCGTCGCCCTGCTCGCGGTGATCGTGCTGCTGGTCGCCCGGCGGGACTTCACCGCACAGCTGCGGCCCGGCCGGCCAGGCGTGGCCGGGGTCGTGCTCGCGCTGCTGGCCGCCGTGGGAGTGGTGATCGGGTACGTGCTCGTCACGGTGTCTCCCGGCGACCTGGGCGGGGCCGGGCAGCGCTGGGCGTACGCGGCGGAAAAGGTGCTCGGCGGCGCCGTCGTCGACCCCGGTCGCGGCGCGCGGGCGCCCGGCTGGGTGGATTTCGTGCTCGGCCTGCTCGGCGGGCTGGCGGTCCTCGCGGCCCTCTGGACACACCGCCGCGCCCAGCGCGCCGAGGCCACGCTGCCGGAGGAGGACGAGGAGCGGGTCCGCGGGCTCCTGCGCCGGTACGGCGACCGCGACTCCCTCGGCTACCTCGCCACCCGCCGGGACCACCTCGCCGCCTTCTCACTCACGGGCAAGTCGGCCGTCTCCTACCGGGTCGCCAACGGCGTCGGCCTCGCAACCGGCGATCCCATCGGGGATCCCGAGGCGTGGAGACCGGCCGTGGCGACGTGGCTGGAGGAGGCCGACCGGTACGGGTGGACGCCGGCCGTCACCGGCGCCAGCGAGGAGGGCGCGACGGCGTACGCGCGCGCCGGCCTCACCGCCACCTTCGCCGGCGACGAGGCGATCCTCCACAGCGGAGAGTTCACACTGGACGGCCGGCACATGCGCCCGGTGCGGCAGGCTGTCGCGCGGGTGGAGCGGGCCGGGTACACGGCATCGGTTCGCCGGCTCTCCGAGGTACCCGAAGAGGAGCTTGAGGTGGCAGCGGCGCTGATCCGCTCATGGGGCGGTGCCGGCGCCCTCGGGCGGCTGGGTGACCCCGACGACGGCCGGTGCGTGCTGGTCGAGGCGTACGACGCCGACGACGAACCGCAGGCGCTGCTGTCTCTCGTGCCGTGGGGCGCGCACGGGCTGAGCCTCGACGTGGCGGCGAGCGCGCCGGACGCCGACCCCGGCGCGGTCGAGTTTCTCGTGGCGGAGCTGATGCGTGCGGCGCCCAGCCTGCGCGTCGACTCGGTGTCGCTCGGCGTGGGGCGGTACCCGGAGGCGGCCCGATACCAGCCACGGTGGACACCGCGGTACACGTGCGTGGCCAAGCCCGGCGACGTCCCGAAGGTGCATCGGGTGGCGGCGGCGCTCGTGGTGCCGCCGGTCGCCGGTGCGTCGCCGGCGGTGGACGTCGAGGAGGACGCGGCGACGGCGACGGACGACGAGCCCGACCGTTGCGAGCAGGCGCGCATCCGGCTCGGCAAGCGGGAACGGCTGATCGAGGCGGGCGGCGACCCGTACCCGGCGGGTTTCCCGCGCACCGACAACACGGTCGCGGTGACGATCCGGCACGAAGGGCTGCCGCCCGACACGCGTACCGGCGAGACGGCCGCGGTGGCCGGCCGCATCGTCCTGATGCGCGACCACGGCGGCGTCTGCTTCGTCACGCTGCGGGACTGGACGGGAGACCTGCAGGTGATGGTCGACGAGGACGTGGAAGCCTGGCGGTCCACGGTCGACATCGGTGACCACGTCGGCGTACGCGGCGAGGTGGTCACCAGCCGCCGCGGCGAGCTGTCCGTGCGGGCCGAGGCGTGGCAGCTGACCGCCAAGTGCCTGCGGCCGCTGCCGGACAAGCGGCACGGCCTGGCCGGACCGGAGGCGCGGGCGCGGCAGCGGTACCTCGACCTGATCACCAGCGCCGAGGCCCGCGACGTGCTGCGCGCCCGCAGCGCCGCGATCCAGAGCCTGCGCGACACGCTGATCGACCGGGGCTACCTGGAGGTCGAGACGCCGGTGCTCCAGCGCGTGCCGGCCGGGGACGCGGCACGCCCCTTCACCACCCGGGCCGGGGCCTACGACCTGCGCCTGTACCTGCGTGTGGGCCCGGGGCGCTATCTCAAGCGGCTCGTCGTGGGCGGCGTCGAGCGGGTCTTTGAGCTGGGCCGCTCGTTCCGCAACGAGGGCGTGGACGCCAAGCACAACCCGGAGTTCACGCTCCTTTCCGCCTACCAGGCGTACGCCGACCACCGCACGACGCGGATGCTCGCGCAGACGCTGGTGCAGCGGGCGGCACTCGCCGCGTACGGCTCGACAGTCGCCTACCGGCCGGGCCCGAACGGCACGCCCGTCGAGTACGACCTGACCGGCGACTGGCCGGCCGTGCCCTTCTACCAGGCGCTCTCTGACGCGCTCGGCGACTTCGTCTCGGCGGACACCGGCGACTCCGACCTGCGCCTGCTGGCCGAGGCGGCCGGCGTCGAGAGCGGTGAGCGGGTGGAGCGGGGTGCGCTGCTGCGCGCGATGTACGAGCGCCTCGTGGCCGCCCGCACCACGACGCCCACCTTCTACGTGGACTTCCCGGTGGAGCTGTCGCCGCTGGCCCGCGCGCACCCGACCGACGAGCGGCTGGCCGAGCGCTGGGACCTGGTGGCGTACGGCGCGGAGATCGGTACCGGCCGCTCCGAGCTCACCGACCCCGTCGAGCAGCGCCGCCGCCTTGCCGCCGCGGCGGCGGACGACCCGGAGCTCACCGAGCCGGACGAGGACTACCTGCAGGCGCTGGAGTACGCGATGCCACCGACCGCCGGGCTGGCGCTCGGCGCGGACCGCGTGGTGATGCTGCTGACCGGCCGCTCGATCCGGGAGACCCTGCCGTTCCCGCTGGTCCGGGAGGCACGCCGGACGCTCGGCGGGCGCGGTGCATGACTTCTCACGCATCTGGGTATGCCGATGGGCATCCCCCGCGCGGTGGCCAAAACGAAGTGCTCCGCGCCCGCATAAGGAGGTGCGCAACGGTGCGGATCCCATCCTTGACGCGCCGAGGTGAGGCGCAACGAGAAGACGCCGCCCGCGCTGAGGGCCGGGCCGAGGCTCGGGCCGAAGACCGGATCGAGCGTAAGGAAGACGAGCGGACCTTTAGCCGGGACGCGGGCCGTAACGCGGTCCGCGAGCGGCCGGCGGTCGTCGACGAGACACCGACCGAAAAGATCAAGCCGGTGGATCGGGTCGAGACCCGCCGCGAGCCGGAGCCGGTTCCCGAGCCGGTAGGCCCGCGTCCGCGCTCCAGCCTCATGGCCACGCTCGCGCTGATCGTCGGCGTCGTGGCCGCGCTGGCCACGCTCACTGGCGTGCTGGCCGGCTACGGCATCGTGGCCGGCGGGCTGGCCGTCCTGCTCGCGATCGCCGGAGTCTCGGCGACCGGGCGCCGGCACGTGGCCGGCCGCTCCGAGGCGATGCTGGCGCTCGTGCTCGGCCTGGGCGCGGTCGTCTTCGGCATCCTCGTGGTGACCGACTCGCTGTCGTGGATCACCACGGCCAGCGACAAGGTCGGCGAACTGCGCAACTGGCTCGACACCCAGACCGTCGACCGGTTCTGACGCAGAGTTGGCGGCGGCCCTACCGGGCCGCCGGGTTTTGTGGGGCGGCCCGGTAGGGCCGCCCCACAAAGTTTGCGCATGGAATGATTTGCGCATGGAAGGCGCCGAACGCGCAACGAATCGCCGCTAGAAGCAAGATTCATCGGTGGTTCCTGAAGGTCAACCGCCAATAGCGTAGAGCGCATGACGATGGACGCCACTCGCCGGCGATACCTCATGTGCCGGCCGACGTACTTCGCCGTGGAGTACGCCATCAATCCTTGGATGGACCCGAGCGCCCCGGTTGACGCCGACCTCGCGGTGCGGCAGTGGGACGCGCTGCGCGGCGTCTACCTCGACCTCGGCCACACCGTCGAGGAGATAGATCCGCTCCCGGGGCTGCCCGACATGGTCTTCGCGGCCAACGGCGCCACCGTCATCGACGGCCAGGTGCTCGCGGTGGAGTTCCGCGACCCGCAGCGTGCCGACGAGGCGCCCGCGTACGCGCACTGGTTCGAGCGGGCCGGCTTCGAGGTGCACGAGGCCAAGCACGTCAACGAGGGCGAGGGCGACATGCTGCTCGCCGGCGACCTGCTGCTGGCCGGCACCGGGTTCCGCACCACGCCCGCCGCCCACGACCGGGCGCAGGAGATCTTCGGCCGGCCGACCGTCACGTTGCAGCTGGTCGACCCGCGCTTCTACCACCTGGACACGGCGCTGTGCGTGCTCGACAAGGACACCGTGGCGTACCTGCCCGAGGCCTTCTCGCCCGGCAGCCAGGCGGTGCTGCGGCGGCTCTTCCCGGACGCGATCCACGCCTCAGCCGCGGACGCCGCGGTGCTCGGGCTCAACGCGGTCAGCGATGGGCGGCACGTCGTGCTTCCGGCGCAGGCAACCGGCCTGGCAACCGCGCTACGTGATCGCGGATACGACACAATTGGCGTTGATTTGTCAGAGTTGCGCAAAGCCGGCGGCGGCCCGAAGTGCTGCACCTTGGAGGTACGGTCGTGATCGTGGATGATCTTGTCCGCACGCCCAACGCGGTGGCGGAGGCCGAGCGGTGGACCGCGCACAACTACCACCCGCTGCCGGTAGTCATCTCCTCGGCCGACGGCTCCTGGGTCACCGACATCGACGGCAAGCGCTACCTCGACTGCCTCGCCGGCTACTCGGCGCTCAATTTCGGCCACCGCCACCCGGCGCTGATCGCGGCCGCGCACGCCCAGCTCGACCGGCTCACGCTGACCAGCAGGGCGTTCGTGCACGACCAGTTCGCCACGTTCTGCCGCGAGCTGGCCGAGCTGTGCGGCAAGGACCTCGTGCTGCCGATGAACACCGGCGCCGAGGCCGTGGAGACCGCCGTGAAGGTGGCCCGCAAGTGGGGGTACAAGGTGAAGGGCGTCCCCCACGACAAGGCCACCATCATCGTGGCTGAGGGCAACTTCCACGGGCGCACGACGACGATCGTGAGCTTCTCCACCGACCCGGACGCCCGCGACGACTTCGGGCCGTACACGCCGGGCTTCAAGGTCGTGCCCTACGGCGACCTGGAGGCGATCGCGGCCGCGATCGACGAGACCACCGTCGCCGTGCTGCTGGAGCCGATCCAGGGCGAGCAGGGCGTGATCGTGCCGCCCGAGGGCTACCTGCCCGGCGTGCGCGCGCTCTGCACGTCCCAGAACGTGCTGTTCGTGGCCGACGAGATCCAGTCCGGGCTGGGCCGCACGGGCACGACGTTCGCCTGCGACCACGAGGGCGTGGTCCCCGACATGTACGTGCTGGGCAAGGCCCTGGGCGGCGGCATAGTGCCGGTGTCCGCGGTGGCCGCCAACCAGGACGTACTGGGCGTGCTGCGGCCGGGCGAGCACGGCTCCACGTTCGGCGGCAACCCGCTGGCCTGCGCCGTAGCCACGGAGGTGGTGGGCCTGCTGAAGACCGGCGAGTTTCAGCGCCGCTCCACCGAGCTGGGCGAACGCCTGCACGCCGACCTGGGCGCCCTGGTAGGCCACGGCCTGCTGGCGGTGCGCGGACGCGGCC
The window above is part of the Phytohabitans houttuyneae genome. Proteins encoded here:
- the rocD gene encoding ornithine--oxo-acid transaminase, translated to MVDDLVRTPNAVAEAERWTAHNYHPLPVVISSADGSWVTDIDGKRYLDCLAGYSALNFGHRHPALIAAAHAQLDRLTLTSRAFVHDQFATFCRELAELCGKDLVLPMNTGAEAVETAVKVARKWGYKVKGVPHDKATIIVAEGNFHGRTTTIVSFSTDPDARDDFGPYTPGFKVVPYGDLEAIAAAIDETTVAVLLEPIQGEQGVIVPPEGYLPGVRALCTSQNVLFVADEIQSGLGRTGTTFACDHEGVVPDMYVLGKALGGGIVPVSAVAANQDVLGVLRPGEHGSTFGGNPLACAVATEVVGLLKTGEFQRRSTELGERLHADLGALVGHGLLAVRGRGLWAGVDIDPALMTGRAACERLAERGVLAKDTHGSTIRLAPPLVVQPAELDWAVEQLAAIL